Proteins encoded in a region of the Diabrotica virgifera virgifera chromosome 4, PGI_DIABVI_V3a genome:
- the LOC126883189 gene encoding uncharacterized protein LOC126883189: protein MSSRSRRIMNLLNVSHLPDEWENSCDKDPNVSNEEKENIPLSSTSKRSSRSSSSSSSSSSSVNSSSSSSSSSSSSSRCCSLEQGRFVSHILKGKEIEAQPQSLSSRTTSPSILESVILTPRTPAVHYRISPMNSEESDADISDNDPTYNEHQGRKRSPSSSSSSSDDGTSEVVATSPRRSKKRKADPTKWKQNNQKIKRNAGEQYISTKTRNVVPARQMKSPCNQKCRLKCSENFDEAKRLQHFKCFWALGDLQLQRMFIKARMALVEPKYKYSNAQHPRAPNAAFYLYDDNAKIRVCKTFFINTLGITSKMIRTVRYKTNNCNSVEEDRRGKHNSHRRVDDNLKEDIIRFINLIPRIESHYLRASTSREFISGSKSITDLFRDFQEKQKNNSRDSGKFHLFYEIFTTHFNLGFFQPKKDQCDLCLQYNNSSADQRLALKVKYDTHLEEKELSRAEKKNDRMTLDKYNLCVCYDVQAIMQSPNGETSSFYYKSKLNSYNFTLTVLNKLPENEDDFKGYGDVHCYFWDETQGKRGAVEIGSCVLDFLKKVCEDAGEHEVNVTFVTDNCCGQNKNKYIASLYMFAVTTIKNLKGITHKFLIKGHTQNEADNVHMLIQKQISRDLKAGPILTPLQYTTAIQRARKTGKPFIVHTLNHDFFYDLKDLQVKWGYNFNVDEEKNTIVWNHIKVMKFTKGNPFFFQYKTSYKDAFKQINVRNKRKKMLDNKEISIKTVYSAPFELSLNKKQDLKELISKRLIDPYHACYYNNMLM from the exons atgTCATCACGATCGCGAAGAATTATGAACCTTCTTAATGTTTCACATCTACCTGATGAATGGGAAAACAGTTGCGATAAGGACCCAAAC GTCAGCAATGAAGAAAAAGAGAACATCCCTTTAAGTTCAACATCAAAACGTTCGTCGAGATCGTCATCTAGTAGTTCCAGTTCGTCTTCTAGCGTCAACAGTAGCAGTTCGTCATCTTCTAGCAGCAGCTCTTCCTCTCGATGTTGTTCACTGGAACAAGGACGATTTGTTTCCCATATCTTAAAAGGTAAAGAAATTGAAGCCCAGCCTCAGTCTTTATCGTCTAGAACTACTTCACCTTCAATACTAGAATCCGTAATTTTAACACCACGAACTCCAGCTGTACATTACCGTATATCGCCAATGAATTCAGAAGAGAGTGATGCTGATATTAGTGACAATGATCCCACTTATAATGAACATCAAGGTAGAAAACGTTCGCCAAGCTCATCTTCAAGTTCCTCTGATGATGGTACTTCTGAAGTAGTTGCAACATCGCCCAGGAGATCGAAGAAACGTAAAGCTGATCCTACTAAATGGAAGCAAAATAACCAAAAGATAAAACGAAATGCAGGAGAACAATACATTTCTACTAAGACTAGAAACGTTGTTCCTGCGCGTCAAATGAAGAGTCCATGCAATCAGAAATGCAGATTGAAATGCAGCGAAAATTTTGATGAGGCTAAAAGACTTCAACATTTCAAATGTTTTTGGGCACTAGGAGATTTGCAATTACAGCGTATGTTTATAAAAGCAAGAATGGCTTTAGTTGAACCTAAATATAAGTATTCAAACGCTCAACATCCCAGAGCACCAAATGCTGCTTTCTACTTGTACGATGATAACGCCAAAATCAGAGTCtgcaaaacattttttatcaataCGTTGGGAATAACAAGTAAAATGATTCGCACAGTAAGATATAAGACTAACAATTGCAATTCTGTTGAAGAAGATAGAAGAGGCAAACATAATAGTCATAGACGCGTGGATGACAATCTGAAAGAAGATATCATTAGATTTATCAATCTAATACCACGAATTGAATCGCATTATTTAAGAGCGTCGACCTCAAGAGAGTTCATAAGTGGATCGAAAAGTATTACTGACTTGTTTAGAGACTTTCAAGAAAAACAGAAGAATAATTCCCGAGATTCTGGAAagtttcatttgttttatgagaTTTTTACTACCCATTTTAATTTGGGTTTTTTTCAACCCAAGAAAGATCAATGCGATCTTTGTTTACAGTATAACAACTCTTCTGCTGATCAGAGGCTTGCTCTCAAAGTCAAATATGATACTCACCTAGAAGAAAAGGAATTAAGCCGAGCAGAAAAAAAGAATGATAGAATGACTCTTGACAAATATAATTTATGCGTTTGCTACGATGTTCAAGCGATAATGCAAAGTCCCAATGGAGAAACATCATCGTTTTATTATAAATCCAAATTGAATAGCTACAACTTTACTTTGACTGTGTTAAATAAATTACCAGAGAATGAAGACGATTTTAAAGGCTATGGTGACGTGCATTGCTATTTCTGGGATGAGACCCAAGGAAAAAGAGGTGCAGTGGAGATTGGAAGTTGCGTTTTAGACTTTTTAAAGAAGGTTTGTGAGGATGCAGGTGAACATGAAGTTAACGTAACATTTGTAACAGATAATTGTTGTggccaaaacaaaaataaatacatagCTTCTTTATACATGTTTGCAGTCACTACTATAAAAAACTTAAAGGGCATAACTCACAAATTCCTTATAAAAGGTCATACGCAAAATGAAGCCGACAATGTACACATGCTGATACAGAAACAAATATCAAGAGATTTAAAAGCTGGTCCAATCTTAACACCACTTCAATACACCACCGCAATTCAGAGAGCTAGGAAAACGGGGAAACCTTTTATCGTTCATACTTTGAATCATGATTTCTTTTACGACTTGAAAGATTTACAAGTCAAGTGGGGATATAATTTCAACGTTGACGAAGAGAAGAATACCATCGTATGGAATCACATCAAAGTTATGAAATTTACGAAAGGGAACCCATTCTTTTTTCAATATAAGACATCATACAAAGACGcgtttaaacaaataaatgttagaaacaaaagaaagaaaatgttggataataaagaaatatctatcaaaacaGTTTATAGTGCGCCATTTGAGTTAAGTTTAAATAAGAAACAGGATCTCAAAGAATTAATTTCTAAGAGACTTATTGACCCTTATCATGCCTGTTACTATAATAATATGTTAATGTAA